Genomic segment of bacterium:
AATTCCTGGTCGGCATTTAAACTTAGGTATTTCATTGGCATACATAACTAATGGCTCATCCACCTTAGTTTTTAATCTCATGACATCACCTTCTTTTAATTCTAACATATCTCGCATAGTTACTTCAGTTTTACCTAACTCTACAATAAGAGGGATATTTACATCGGCTATAGTTTTTCGCATTTTAGCCATATCTTCCGGGGAGACGGTTGATTTTATTTCTTCTGATAGGGCAGGTTCACCTTCACCAGTGAATTTTGAAATTATTGGTTCTATTGTAAGGAAAGGTAGGCAAAGAGTCATATTTCCTGTTGTTTCACCTGTTTTTACTTCTATGGTTCCAACAAGTACTTTTTCCTGCGGGGAAGTAATCTGAACAAACTGTGGATTTGATTCAATCCTTTTGACCTGAGGGGTTAAGGTAATTACATTTGCCCAGCCATTTTTTAAATCTATAACAAAATCTCTCATAATACCTTCTACCACCTCAAATTCAATATCTGTCAATCCACGTGTCAGTGAAATAACCTCACCCTTACCACCTAATAATCTATCAATAAAATTAAATATCACATTAGGCGTTACCTCAATTAACGCCATACCTTTCAACGGACTCATATCTATCATTCCGAGCACCGTTGGGACTTGAATAGTTTTGACAAAATCAGCATAGGCAAATTGAGTAACGGTTAAAACTTTTGTTTGAACTGTAGAGGCTAATTTAGCCGATAAAGAGGAGGCAACTTTCTGAGAAAAGGCATCAAATATTACTTGTAGAGAAGCAATTTTTTCCTTACCGACATCTTTAGTTTTTCTAAAATCAAATTCTACAACCCGTTTTTCAAGCTCTTTTAAATCCTCGGTTATATCTTTTTTTTTAGTCACCTTATTTTCCCCCGGTATTTATAGCAGTTATTATTCAAAACTTTACTTAGAATTAAATTTTCTACCAATATATCGTTCCTACGGAACTGCTTGATTTGTCTATCTATTCCTACCAATATTATGTTCCTAACGGAACGATTATTCTCATGCCTTATTTATGGGTATTATCCTA
This window contains:
- the fliM gene encoding flagellar motor switch protein FliM; translation: MTKKKDITEDLKELEKRVVEFDFRKTKDVGKEKIASLQVIFDAFSQKVASSLSAKLASTVQTKVLTVTQFAYADFVKTIQVPTVLGMIDMSPLKGMALIEVTPNVIFNFIDRLLGGKGEVISLTRGLTDIEFEVVEGIMRDFVIDLKNGWANVITLTPQVKRIESNPQFVQITSPQEKVLVGTIEVKTGETTGNMTLCLPFLTIEPIISKFTGEGEPALSEEIKSTVSPEDMAKMRKTIADVNIPLIVELGKTEVTMRDMLELKEGDVMRLKTKVDEPLVMYANEIPKFKCRPGIIGTRIATQIIGRIDSGGEE